Genomic window (Carassius carassius chromosome 36, fCarCar2.1, whole genome shotgun sequence):
GAATAATCAGCATCCTCTGTCACGTTTTCCTCATCATAAATGCATACTAGCCAacctttttctgtttctttctatttctttaattttcccACACAGAGGTGAACTCTTTAAACACGTGCAAGAATGCCAGTGTTTACATGTCTACATAAATTGCTcaccggcaaaaaaaaaaaaaaaagggttcagGTTTGCAAAACCATGTTGTTTTGTTGACAATACAATTGGCAATTACAAAtgtatcattaaataaaaaagactccCACCCATTGAGTGACATAGTACACAGTATACTCACGTGGTTCTGTCTGCCAACATAAAACAACTATATAGGTTGAGGATAGGATTGCAGTCGTTTGTGGAATCTGCAGCTGGAGCAGATGGAAGGTTAATGTCTGGATCTGTTGCACTTCATGCAGATTTTTAAAAAGGATAATCTTACATTCACATAAGCAAAAGATAAAAAAGATCACATTGCATTGGGCATGATCTTTGTATAACTTGCTCTTATTACCCTCGTTTCTCTGTTTCTTGTCTTTCAGCTCATGGCGGGGTCCAATGGCACAAATGGGGATGCGTCTTTCATTCATCAGCAAATCTTTAAAATGGATATGGATGCTGCTACCAGCACTGAAACTGCAGTGGCTGTGTTAacttctcttttcttctgttttgTAAACTGTGTGATGCTCTTTGCTCTAAAAAGCAAGCGCATATTCCAGGAGACGCCGCACTACATTCTTTTTGGCCACATGcttatggtaaatggtaaatggactgcatttatatagcgctttcaacagaccacatggccatccaaagcgctttacaatttgcctcacattcacccattcacacacacattcacacaccgactgcggtgtctgccattcaaggcgccgtccagctcgtcgggagcaggtggggttaggtgtcttgctcaaggacacctcgacacttggtcaggtggagccggggatcaaaccaccaaccttccggtttgtagacaacctacatgctTATGAATGACTCTGTGCTTTTGCTGGTCACAACTATTATATACACAGTAGCTCTCTGTTTTCTTCCAATACCTAAGTCCATCTGCACTCTGTTAGTCTTTATCTCTCACTGTACTTTCCGTAACGCTCCTCTGATACTATTACTGATGTCTCTGGAGCAGTACGTTGCAATTTGCTTCCTTCTGAGGCACTGCAACATTGCCACACCAAAAAGGACTGGAATCGCCATAGGAATCATCTGGTTTCTTAGTTCTATTAATATTATAACAGACATTATTTTGGTTTTAGTTCTTGACCCCAGTTATTTAGCCAGTGTTATATTTTGCACattagaaaaattatttttattcagatgGCAGCTGGATAAATATCAAGCATTTGATGTTCTTTATTTTGTGTCTGTTGCAGTGATCATAATTTTCACATACATTAGCATTATGATCACAGCCAGGTCTGTTTCCTCTGATAAAGATTCTGCTAAGAAAGCCCTCAAAACGGTGCTCTTGCACTTAATTCAGCTGGGACTGTGTCTCACCTCTTTCCTGTATACTATAATAGAAAGAATTCTATACATGATGACCGGAAGCAACTCTTCTCTCTTCATAAATCTGAGATATTTAAATTATCTTATTGTTCTTATTCTGCCTCGCTGCCTCAGTCCTCTGATCTATGGTTTGAGAGATGAAGCTGTGTGGcccttatttaaatattaattctgctaTCGTTCA
Coding sequences:
- the LOC132116726 gene encoding odorant receptor 131-2-like; protein product: MAGSNGTNGDASFIHQQIFKMDMDAATSTETAVAVLTSLFFCFVNCVMLFALKSKRIFQETPHYILFGHMLMNDSVLLLVTTIIYTVALCFLPIPKSICTLLVFISHCTFRNAPLILLLMSLEQYVAICFLLRHCNIATPKRTGIAIGIIWFLSSINIITDIILVLVLDPSYLASVIFCTLEKLFLFRWQLDKYQAFDVLYFVSVAVIIIFTYISIMITARSVSSDKDSAKKALKTVLLHLIQLGLCLTSFLYTIIERILYMMTGSNSSLFINLRYLNYLIVLILPRCLSPLIYGLRDEAVWPLFKY